Genomic segment of Bacteroidota bacterium:
ATTATACTTGGGCTTTGAATTAATAATGGATGTGAATGTAAAAGTCATTCAATTGTCATTAATAGTCATTTAGCCAAGCTGTCATTGGGTTTTGTAACTTAATGACAATTTAATGACTACTTTATGACATTAGATTCAAGCGACAAAATACACATAATATTCTAACAGTCAAAAATATATAAGTTTTCTTATAGCCACTAAATAATGTTTTTTTTAAATAGTGCCTCTAAGAAAACTCTGCAAAATTAGATTCCTATCTTTTTGCGATATTTTTATCTTTCTCAACTCACTGATGCTAAGGCATCGCCTCGTCTCAAAAAATAAAAATCTCATCAAAAATCTTAGAAATCATAAAATTTGATAGTTTTCTTAGAAGCACTAAATACTAATATTCTCTCTAATGTAAAGGAAAAGAAATGATGATAATTTGTTGCATTAATTATATTTTTTAGTCCACCCTAAAAAGTCTTAAAATGATTTTCAGTCTCTTTCTGCCCCAAACCCTAAAGGGAGAAGTAACTGAAAATCAGGGCTACCTTTAGATGATGGGACAATTCATGATTTTTAAAACCTGCACTCATTACTTTTTAGAGTGGACTTATTTTTTAAAATTTGGAATTGATTTATTAGTAGCTTTCTGTTTTATTTTTTATAAGTTTTTAACAAAACAAGAATAAAGGTATCTTTGCACTTAAATGATTTCAAAGAAATTTTAAAATTTGAGAAGAAAATAAATATTGATGGAAGAAAATAAGCAGAATTTTGATACTGAAGAATTATATGAACATCACAGAATAGTTGTTGATGCAGGACAAGATTCTTTACGTATTGATAAATTTTTAATGAACAGGATAATGAATGTTAGTCGCAATAGAATACAAAATGCTGCTAAAGCTAATTGTGTCTTAGTTAATTCAAATGCAGTAAAAAGTAATTATAAAATAAAACCGGATGATGTAATTTCAATTGTTTTACCTGAACCTCCACAAAATAAAGAAGTAATTGCTGAAGATATTCCTATTGATATAAAATATGAAGATAATGACATTATAATTGTTAACAAGCAGCCGGGAATGGTTGTGCATCCTGCTTATGGAAATTTTACAGGAACACTGGTAAATGCTCTTTTATATCATGTTAAAGACCTTCCTTCTTCTGATGATAATGATGTGAGAGCAGGTTTGGTTCACAGGATAGACAAAGATACCAGTGGGCTTTTGGTTATTGCAAAAAATGATGATACTTTAACAAAACTGGCAAAACAATTTTTTGATCATAGTATTGAAAGAAAATATATTGCATTGGTGTGGGGAAATGTTGAAGAGGATGGACGAATAGAAAAAAATCTTATAAGAAATCCGAAAGACCGAAGAAGAATGAAAGCCTTGAAAAATTCCGATAGAGGAAGAACGGCTATTACTTATTACAAAGTATTGGAAAGATTTGCTTATACTACCCTAATAGAATGTAGGTTAGAAACAGGTCGTACACACCAAATCAGAGTTCACATGAGTTCAATAGGTCATCCTGTTTTTAATGATGTTACCTATGGTGGTAATAAAGTAATTTCGGGTCCTTCTTTTATAAAATATAAGCAGTTTGTTAATAATTGTTTTAAAATTATTCCAAGGCAAGCATTACATGCAAAATCTTTAGGCTTTATTCATCCTGCAACAAATGAGAAAGTGTTTTTTGATTCTCAATTACCTGAGGATATGGAA
This window contains:
- a CDS encoding RluA family pseudouridine synthase; the encoded protein is MEENKQNFDTEELYEHHRIVVDAGQDSLRIDKFLMNRIMNVSRNRIQNAAKANCVLVNSNAVKSNYKIKPDDVISIVLPEPPQNKEVIAEDIPIDIKYEDNDIIIVNKQPGMVVHPAYGNFTGTLVNALLYHVKDLPSSDDNDVRAGLVHRIDKDTSGLLVIAKNDDTLTKLAKQFFDHSIERKYIALVWGNVEEDGRIEKNLIRNPKDRRRMKALKNSDRGRTAITYYKVLERFAYTTLIECRLETGRTHQIRVHMSSIGHPVFNDVTYGGNKVISGPSFIKYKQFVNNCFKIIPRQALHAKSLGFIHPATNEKVFFDSQLPEDMEKVIEKWRGYSKVSD